A region of the Candidatus Hydrogenedentota bacterium genome:
CCATGGAACACAATCCCTATGAGCGGTTTCGCGGGCAGAAGCTCTCGCTCAACGATTATCTGGCGATTGACCGCACGGAGCTGGCCAACGAGCGAACCCTGTTGGCCTATGGCCGCACATCCATCGCGCTGGTGATTACGGGCGGGTCCGCCATGAAGTTCTTCGAGTCCCGGTGGGTCGTGCTTGCGGGCGCCGGTTTTGTGGTTGTCGCAGTCGTGGTCATGATCGTCGGTTGGCGGCGTT
Encoded here:
- a CDS encoding DUF202 domain-containing protein; this encodes MEHNPYERFRGQKLSLNDYLAIDRTELANERTLLAYGRTSIALVITGGSAMKFFESRWVVLAGAGFVVVAVVVMIVGWRRYRAMDRRLGGALEQRAGDVNQQ